In the Salmo trutta chromosome 33, fSalTru1.1, whole genome shotgun sequence genome, one interval contains:
- the LOC115172470 gene encoding glucosamine-6-phosphate isomerase 2, whose product MRLVILEDYDLASEWAAKYIRNRIIQFKPSADRYFTLGLPTGSTPFGCYKKLIEFYKNGDLSFKYVKTFNMDEYVGLPRAHPESYHSYMWNNFFKHIDIDPANASILDGNITDLEAECEAFEKKITEAGGIDLFVGGIGPDGHIAFNEPGSSLVSRTRVKTLAKDTIVANARFFGNDLSKVPTMALTVGVGTVMDAREVMILITGAHKAFALYKAIEEGVNHMWTVSAFQQHPRTIFVCDEDATLELRVKTVKYFKGLMHVHNRLVDPVLSIKDQ is encoded by the exons ATGAGACTGGTGATCCTGGAGGACTATGACCTGGCCAGTGAATGGGCAGCCAAATACATCCGCAACAGAATCATCCAGTTCAAGCCCAGTGCTGACAGATACTTCACTTTAGGATTACCCACAG GAAGCACTCCTTTTGGCTGTTACAAAAAGTTGATAGAGTTTTACAAGAATGGGGACCTCTCTTTCAAATATGTCAAGACCTTCAACATGGATGAGTATGTGG GCCTGCCCCGGGCCCACCCAGAGAGCTACCACTCCTACATGTGGAACAACTTCTTCAAGCACATTGACATCGATCCAGCTAATGCCAGTATCCTGGACGGCAATATCACTGACCTGGAAGCAGAGTGTGAAGCCTTTGAGAAGAAGATCACAGAGGCTGGGGGAATCGACTTGTTTGTGGGAG GTATCGGACCAGACGGCCACATTGCCTTCAATGAGCCAGGCTCCAGTCTAGTCTCCAGGACCAGAGTGAAGACTTTAGCAAAGGACACCATTGTAGCCAACGCCCGTTTCTTTGGCAACGACCTGTCAAAGGTCCCCACCATGGCCTTGACTGTGGGTGTGGGGACAGTCATGGATGCCCGAGAG GTTATGATTCTTATCACTGGAGCCCACAAAGCCTTTGCCCTGTACAAAGCCATAGAGGAGGGGGTCAACCACATGTGGACCGTCTCAGCCTTCCAGCAGCACCCACGCACCATCTTTGTGTGTGACGAGGACGCCACACTGGAGCTCAGAGTCAAAACAGTCAAGTACTTCAAAG GTTTGATGCATGTTCACAACCGACTGGTGGACCCAGTACTCAGCATAAAGGACCAATAA